The Propionibacterium freudenreichii subsp. freudenreichii genome contains a region encoding:
- the secD gene encoding protein translocase subunit SecD, with protein MVFALVIVFLYGLMGLTKTWTPRLGLDLRGGTTITLTARNNSDGSAPSKDNLETARSIIQKRVDALGVGESSVTVQGDRQIEVAVPNVSSDELVSLVGTTAQLGFRDVYSVTQSSGAASGSSSSSPAATSNPTDVSTALPSSPAPKATPRASGDSTGAADFDSALKWTPSAQDSTDFAAWNCGEPENVAPDQPLFACDEQGQLKYLLGPELINGQRITDSSAAIPQGEVAWVVTMKFDGTGADQFQKATTQLATQSSPKNQFAIVLDGKVVSAPSVSTAISGGNAEINGANINETSAKELANQLKFGALPVSFDVSSVDAVSASLGDEQLQAGLIAGLIGLILVLAYSFFYYRGLGIVVVGSLLAAVIITWGTIVLLGQTVGFAMNLPGIAGAIVAIGVTADSFIVYFERIRDEIRDGHSLRHSIQSGWNKARGTIVMADSVQLLSAVVLFILAIGAVKGFAFTLGVTTAIDLFIVFFFTHPLVTLLGRTKFFGEGHRFSGFEPEHLGVSRASLIGRRRARSRSGRRTSGSSRTGSDTDAPGDDEGDKPASGSKES; from the coding sequence ATCGTCTTCGCCCTGGTGATCGTTTTCCTCTACGGATTGATGGGTCTCACGAAGACCTGGACCCCGCGGTTGGGCCTCGACCTTCGGGGCGGCACCACGATCACCCTCACGGCGCGCAACAATTCCGATGGTTCGGCGCCCAGCAAGGACAATCTCGAGACCGCCCGATCGATCATCCAGAAGCGCGTCGACGCGCTGGGTGTCGGCGAGAGCTCGGTGACCGTCCAGGGCGACCGGCAGATCGAGGTCGCCGTGCCGAATGTGAGCAGCGACGAGCTGGTGAGCCTGGTCGGCACCACCGCCCAACTGGGCTTCCGCGATGTTTACTCGGTCACCCAGTCGAGCGGTGCCGCCTCCGGCTCCAGCTCCTCCAGCCCGGCCGCCACCAGCAATCCCACCGATGTGTCCACGGCGCTCCCCTCCTCGCCAGCGCCCAAGGCAACTCCGCGGGCCAGTGGTGACTCCACGGGTGCTGCCGACTTCGATTCGGCCCTCAAGTGGACGCCCAGCGCCCAGGACAGCACCGATTTCGCGGCATGGAACTGTGGTGAGCCCGAGAACGTGGCACCCGATCAGCCGCTGTTCGCCTGCGATGAGCAGGGCCAGCTGAAGTACCTGCTCGGTCCTGAGCTGATCAACGGCCAACGCATCACAGATTCCAGTGCGGCCATCCCGCAGGGCGAAGTCGCCTGGGTGGTCACGATGAAGTTCGACGGCACCGGGGCAGACCAGTTCCAGAAGGCCACCACCCAGCTCGCCACGCAGTCGTCGCCGAAGAACCAGTTCGCCATCGTGCTTGACGGCAAGGTCGTCTCGGCACCCTCGGTGTCCACGGCCATCAGCGGCGGCAATGCCGAGATCAACGGCGCCAACATCAATGAGACGAGCGCCAAGGAGCTGGCCAACCAGCTCAAGTTCGGCGCGCTGCCGGTCAGCTTCGATGTCTCCAGCGTCGACGCCGTGTCGGCGAGTCTGGGCGACGAACAGCTGCAGGCCGGCCTCATTGCCGGCCTGATCGGCCTGATCCTCGTGCTGGCCTACAGCTTCTTCTACTACCGCGGACTGGGCATCGTCGTGGTCGGTTCCCTGTTGGCCGCGGTGATCATCACCTGGGGCACCATCGTCCTGCTCGGCCAGACCGTCGGCTTCGCCATGAACCTGCCCGGCATTGCCGGCGCGATCGTCGCCATCGGCGTCACCGCGGACTCGTTCATCGTGTACTTCGAACGGATCCGCGACGAGATCCGCGACGGACACTCGTTGCGCCACTCCATCCAGAGTGGTTGGAACAAGGCGCGCGGCACCATCGTGATGGCCGACTCCGTGCAGCTGCTCAGCGCCGTCGTGCTGTTCATCCTGGCCATCGGCGCCGTCAAGGGCTTCGCCTTCACCCTGGGCGTGACCACCGCCATCGACCTGTTCATCGTGTTCTTCTTCACCCATCCGCTGGTGACCCTGCTGGGACGCACGAAGTTCTTCGGTGAGGGTCACCGCTTCTCCGGCTTCGAGCCCGAGCACCTCGGTGTCAGCCGGGCCTCGCTGATCGGACGCAGGCGTGCACGTTCCCGTTCCGGGCGGCGGACCTCCGGGTCGTCGCGCACCGGGAGCGACACGGATGCCCCGGGCGACGACGAGGGCGACAAGCCAGCCAGTGGAAGCAAGGAGTCCTGA